In Zingiber officinale cultivar Zhangliang chromosome 1A, Zo_v1.1, whole genome shotgun sequence, a genomic segment contains:
- the LOC122035925 gene encoding uncharacterized protein LOC122035925, translating to MAPTAGRGLLEHKHFERQMGCTGGFLNLFDRHQILARKRLPPPPMVMGSFASPSERSDASSASMKDSLRSASPDFHSPPWSHHLPHHEVKDDSSRAPLKPRDARHLSRDGESKIRGREALSAASVGEQYEASETAEEIDRKRRSPSVVARLMGLDALPVSPVEEGGGESGWTELRRSGSECRVSREASSYRFLDGEMFPKRSPLETDRVSVDEWIRMANLGDIRFPEARKPKFQAKTSRLPPLQTKSFFDADEFFPEPKKRGYLPIQLEKQHLIRGMDEASNLEKLKQILEALQLKGLLHSKPSGHQINGRRDRYARFSDYSPIVVIEPVPSPHMPPSTEPRQQVTFKSIPGRRNHVEEAVIPSLRQNRRVNQNPSSCNGTKDRAPSSSAKRRVSNVVDSAKSLPPRPRTSTSIPPKKPPHRVGTIPTSGRPHSNRRQKQEATSKPRINSPEENANATAATTTLDVEKSWAEDYRAGRQLLERCDQLLNSIAAFTAAEQVAVAVDPVANAATELQPSPVSVLEVTSPPRSPLTKRSIDFEGEQLPDREEEVVASNDGDDRPAKQEEQEEGGQGDEDDDDDDYVYVAQVLRASDNHGDGGTDVYALLEKRRSAVESVPFHRRLLFDAVAEILDKKSCSSHPPWESFVRPGSLSAASRNAAGPMLPEVWSELRRAREPVSADDVNVVTCLAARRDLEQDDRDTWARPAAEVAEAAIQIERLIFKDLLDGAILHFTDTCPPHDAKPSKSNGRRGPIPINKRQ from the exons ATGGCGCCGACCGCTGGCCGAGGCCTCCTCGAGCACAAGCACTTCGAGAGGCAGATGGGTTGCACGGGCGGTTTCCTCAACCTCTTCGACCGGCACCAGATCCTTGCCCGGAAGCGCCTCCCTCCACCTCCAATG GTCATGGGTTCGTTCGCCTCTCCGTCGGAGAGATCGGATGCTTCCTCGGCCTCGATGAAGGACAGCCTTCGATCCGCGTCGCCGGATTTTCACTCTCCGCCGTGGTCGCACCATCTCCCGCACCACGAGGTCAAGGATGATAGTTCGAGGGCTCCTCTGAAGCCCCGCGATGCTCGGCACCTCTCACGCGACGGCGAAAGCAAGATCCGCGGGCGCGAGGCCTTGTCGGCAGCTAGTGTCGGTGAACAATATGAAGCCTCTGAGACGGCGGAGGAGATCGATCGGAAACGCCGTTCTCCTAGTGTCGTGGCGCGGTTAATGGGGCTGGACGCACTACCTGTCTCTCCGGTCGAAGAGGGTGGCGGTGAGTCGGGCTGGACGGAGCTCCGTCGATCCGGCTCAGAGTGTCGCGTTTCCAGAGAAGCATCATCCTACCGGTTCCTCGACGGAGAAATGTTCCCTAAACGCTCGCCGTTGGAGACGGACCGTGTCTCCGTCGATGAGTGGATCAGAATGGCAAATCTCGGTGACATTAGATTTCCTGAGGCTAGGAAACCTAAATTTCAGGCCAAGACATCTCGCCTTCCACCTCTACAGACGAAGAGTTTCTTTGACGCGGACGAATTCTTCCCCGAGCCGAAGAAGCGCGGATATCTCCCAATTCAACTCGAGAAACAACATTTGATTCGTGGAATGGATGAGGCATCGAATTTGGAGAAGCTGAAGCAAATACTGGAGGCACTTCAGCTCAAGGGACTCCTCCACTCGAAGCCATCCGGTCACCAAATCAATGGCCGCCGCGATCGCTACGCTAGATTCTCCGATTACTCACCGATCGTCGTCATTGAACCTGTTCCTTCACCGCACATGCCACCATCAACCGAACCCCGGCAGCAGGTAACTTTCAAATCCATCCCTGGTCGGAGGAACCACGTAGAAGAAGCAGTCATTCCTTCACTCCGGCAAAATCGAAGAGTGAATCAGAATCCTTCGTCCTGCAACGGGACGAAGGACCGCGCGCCGAGCTCTTCTGCCAAGCGGAGGGTCTCAAATGTGGTTGATTCTGCGAAGAGTCTGCCACCGCGGCCGCGAACCTCCACTTCGATTCCACCTAAAAAACCTCCTCACCGAGTTGGAACTATTCCAACTTCTGGTCGACCCCACTCGAATCGCCGGCAAAAGCAAGAAGCTACATCAAAGCCGAGAATAAATTCGCCGGAGGAAAATGCGAACGCCACCGCAGCCACTACAACACTGGACGTCGAG AAGTCTTGGGCGGAGGATTACCGGGCCGGGAGGCAACTGTTGGAGCGGTGCGACCAATTGCTTAACAGCATCGCGGCGTTCACTGCGGCGGAGCAGGTCGCCGTCGCGGTGGATCCGGTTGCCAATGCAGCAACGGAGCTCCAACCAAGTCCCGTCTCGGTCCTCGAGGTAACCTCGCCACCGCGCTCTCCGTTAACGAAGCGGTCCATCGATTTCGAAGGGGAGCAATTACCTGATCGCGAAGAGGAAGTGGTCGCGTCGAACGACGGAGACGACCGCCCGGCGAAGCAAGAGGAGCAGGAAGAGGGAGGACAGGGGgatgaagacgacgacgacgacgactacGTGTACGTTGCGCAGGTCCTGCGCGCCTCGGACAACCACGGCGACGGCGGCACCGACGTGTATGCTCTATTGGAGAAGCGTCGCAGCGCCGTCGAGTCTGTACCCTTCCACCGCCGCCTCCTCTTTGACGCCGTGGCCGAGATCTTAGACAAGAAAAGCTGCTCGTCGCATCCGCCCTGGGAGTCCTTCGTGCGCCCAGGCTCCCTCTCCGCCGCCAGCCGGAATGCGGCCGGCCCGATGCTTCCGGAGGTGTGGTCGGAGCTGCGGCGGGCGCGTGAGCCAGTCTCCGCGGATGACGTCAACGTCGTCACGTGCTTAGCTGCCCGCAGGGACCTCGAGCAGGACGACCGCGACACCTGGGCCCGGCCGGCCGCCGAGGTGGCCGAGGCCGCCATACAAATCGAGCGGCTGATATTCAAGGACCTCCTCGACGGTGCCATACTCCACTTCACCGATACGTGTCCGCCGCACGATGCCAAACCCAGCAAATCCAACGGTCGACGTGGTCCAATCCCGATCAATAAACGGCAGTGA
- the LOC122035935 gene encoding T-complex protein 1 subunit gamma-like, giving the protein MHAPVLVLKDSLKRESGSKVRHANIQASKAVADIIRTTLGPRSMLKMLLDAAGGIVVTNDGNAILRELDLAHPAAKSMIELSRTQDEEVGDGTTSVIVLAGEMLHVAAAFIDKNYHPTVICRAYNKALEDSIAVLDKIAMPIDVTDRAAMLGLVKSCIGTKFTGQFGDLIADLAIDATTTAGVDLGQGVREVDIKKYIKVEKVPGGQLEDSKVLKGVMINKDVVAPGKMRRKILNPRIILLDCPLEYKKGENQTNAELLKEEDWEVLLKMEEEYIQNMCMHLLTFKPDLVITEKGLSDLACHYLSKAGVSAIRRLRKTDNNRIAKACGAVVVNRPEELQESDVGTGAGLFEVKKIGDEFFAFIVDCKDPKACTVLLRGASKDLLNEVERNLQDAMSVARNILKNPKLLPGGGATELTVSSALKQKSSSIEGIEKWPYEAAAIAFEAIPRTLAQNCGVNVIRTMTALQGKHANVGNEWVGIDGNTGEIVDMKERKIWDSYNVKAQTFKTAIEAACMLLRIDDIVSGIKKKQAPGSGPTPSKPKIDEEGDADNDQLIPE; this is encoded by the exons ATGCACGCCCCTGTCCTTGTCCTCA AGGATTCCTTAAAACGGGAATCTGGCAGTAAGGTTCGTCATGCCAATATCCAAGCATCCAAG GCTGTGGCTGACATAATCCGAACTACTTTGGGTCCTCGATCTATGCTTAAGATGCTTCTTGATGCTGCAGGAG GTATTGTAGTCACCAATGATGGAAATGCTATTCTACGAGAACTTGATCTTGCTCACCCAGCTGCTAAG TCTATGATTGAACTGAGCCGCACACAGGATGAAGAAGTTGGAGATGGAACAACCTCTGTAATTGTACTAG CTGGGGAGATGCTCCATGTTGCTGCAGCTTTCATTGACAAAAACTATCATCCCACTGTTATATGTCGag CATATAATAAAGCTCTAGAAGATTCTATTGCTGTGCTTGACAAGATTGCAATGCCTATTGATGTGACTGATC GTGCTGCGATGCTGGGCCTCGTCAAGAGTTGTATTGGAACAAAATTTACTGGACAGTTTGGGGACTTAATTGCT GATCTTGCCATTGATGCTACAACAACTGCTGGCGTGGACCTTGGCCAAGGTGTACGTGAAGTTGATATTAAGAAGTATATAAAAGTTGAGAAAGTTCCTGGTGGTCAGCTGGAGGATTCAAAGGTTCTCAAGGGAGTTATGATCAATAAAGATGTAGTTGCTCCTGGGAAAATGAGGAGAAAGATATTGAACCCTCGCATTATCCTCCTTGACTGCCCCCTCGagtataaaaaaggagaaaatcaaacTAATGCTGAATTACTAAAGGAAGAGGACTG GGAAGTACTACTGAAAATGGAAGAggaatatatacaaaatatgtgCATGCACTTGCTGACGTTCAAACCTGATTTGGTGATTACTGAAAAGGGGCTCAGTGATCTCGCATGTCATTACCTAAGCAAGGCTGGAGTCAGTGCTATCCGGAGATTGAGGAAGACAGACAACAACAGAATTGCAAAGGCTTGTGGGGCGGTTGTTGTCAATAGACCAGAGGAGTTGCAAGAGTCTGATGTTGGAACTGGAGCAGGGCTGtttgaagtaaaaaaaattgGCGATGAGTTTTTTGCATTTATTGTCGATTGCAAAGATCCTAAAGCTTGCACTGTGCTTCTGAGAGGCGCTAGTAAGGATCTTTTGAATGAAGTTGAGAGGAATTTGCAG GATGCAATGTCAGTAGCCCGAAACATCTTGAAAAATCCCAAACTTCTTCCTGGTGGTGGTGCGACCGAGTTAACGGTATCTTCTGCTCTAAAACAGAAGAGTTCTTCAATTGAAGGAATAGAAAAG TGGCCCTATGAAGCTGCTGCCATAGCTTTTGAAGCAATTCCACGAACTTTAGCTCAGAATTGTGGGGTAAATGTCATTAGGACAATGACTGCGCTCCAAGGAAAG CATGCTAATGTTGGAAATGAATGGGTTGGCATTGATGGAAACACTGGTGAAATTGTTGATATGAAGGAACGGAAG ATTTGGGACTCATACAACGTCAAGGCCCAAACCTTTAAGACAGCAATTGAGGCAGCTTGCATGCTTCTGAGGATTGACGACATTGTGAGTGGAATAAAGAAGAAGCAGGCTCCTGGGTCCGGTCCAACCCCATCAAAACCTAAGATAGATGAGGAAGGAGATGCAGACAACGATCAGCTAATTCCAGAATAG